The following proteins come from a genomic window of Chanos chanos chromosome 15, fChaCha1.1, whole genome shotgun sequence:
- the robo4 gene encoding roundabout homolog 1, whose protein sequence is MQLAVWLLWASWLCTWAQASRQCQCQCTCLPDAALAERSDGQSRGPVHQHGARHRPRHRDRAHRRKGSRSRSDELAPRIVHHPSDVVVKAGSPATFSCRAEGNPKPTIVWLRNGQPLDLDRMEGQSKPIVLVEGSLFFLSVVPGRKSQSHEAVYACVAQNSVGKAISRNASLHIAVLREEFRVQPSNVEVAVGEVAVMNCSPPVGHPEPNVTWRKDGILINNTDEHFTELNGKLIIAPAWKNDSGMYTCVASNTVGVRESRAARLSVLAKPTLLREPEDAFVKLGESVQFFCEAEGDPMPAIEWSREKGSLPNGRYLINPDQSLQIHYVTAQDVGRYICTAVNEVGVATADAQLIVEDAASTRQRDLHKELSALRVSLENVTFLSTPSNISQVVWKLQSSLAQPHYLEGFEVLYRSLLPASSDWAAKKVSLPSFQSRIGPLKRGYKYEFKVRPYGSGLYGRESNTRHLRIPEIVPSASPSGISITMPTDRNDTVYLSWEPPPHDAHNGIIQGYQVWCLESEEQQFLNWTVDSGTHTLEIGRLYPGKQYWLRLAAVNGAGVGMLSEPYRLFIEPKQTGPPHQRAMGSMGNVLEVLRDPVFIGSVGALLWCILMATAVCLYRRHGRPANLNQSHKTAGLYRLPSEDLIIKHRMAAPDSPWISGAWRPDFCSEQYQGLWAKSQENPGFRKSTLPISAKKETSPLESAVPIVPDSCGMYGTFYVDLTGNGLKTFNSPARRPRMPRCSPQQNPETVLITQPVFKNAPVREAQALPWKRALPAQPNMGVLKESWEKNCKRELHAVNSAPLVPIRQQALALRSPPSSHRQRLSQHHPGNVQLPSKPLGSPRILHYSASLHLVDMLPTPPPLPVDDTHSLSSEEGSSRSTKLTVDIGSLPSISTSSALQGANGIAVYPSQPSPSYSHLSTASFCLSTDDYQDTTLSTQAMYPYLELSPKAERRSALSENPPSRARPFSPTPTFGYICGPTEAEDVNDEQDSQPMGGRRATLRSTPSSCFSEWEGSMWNAWGSVSEGNMPSARTSIISSSDGSFMNDANFARVLAMTAESMSGTTLSDFSPPASPLSALFPPRDCFGEAEPLPVWDWSTAWVEEMEAQYRASREARGAAGRLSTPDGWGYLSDTRQGLHKKPSQR, encoded by the exons GTTCTAGGTCACGATCGGATGAACTTGCCCCTCGAATCGTCCATCATCCGTCCGATGTGGTCGTTAAAGCAGGCAGCCCTGCCACCTTCTCATGCCGGGCAGAAGGAAACCCCAAGCCCACTATAGTGTGGCTACGTAACGGACAGCCTTTGGATCTGGACAGGATGGAGGGCCAGTCTAAGCCCATTGTCTTAGTTGAGGGAAGCCTCTTCTTCCTCAGCGTGGTCCCAGGCAGGAAGAGTCAGTCACACGAAGCTGTGTATGCTTGCGTTGCTCAAAACAGTGTTGGCAAAGCCATCAGCCGAAATGCTTCCCTTCACATCGCAG TTTTGCGTGAGGAGTTCCGTGTTCAGCCCAGTAACGTGGAGGTGGCTGTGGGCGAGGTGGCAGTTATGAACTGCAGCCCTCCTGTGGGTCATCCTGAACCCAATGTCACCTGGAGAAAAGACGGAATTCTCATCAACAACACAGATGAACACTTCACA GAACTCAACGGCAAGCTGATCATTGCTCCAGCGTGGAAAAACGACTCCGGGATGTACACTTGCGTGGCTTCCAACACAGTCGGCGTACGAGAGAGCAGGGCGGCTAGACTGTCAGTATTGG CCAAACCGACGTTGCTGCGTGAGCCTGAGGACGCATTTGTGAAGCTGGGGGAGTCTGTCCAGTTCTTCTGTGAGGCCGAAGGAGACCCCATGCCTGCTATAGAATGGAGTCGAGAGAAAGGCTCTCTGCCCAATGGAAG GTATCTGATTAATCCAGATCAGAGTCTGCAGATCCATTATGTGACAGCCCAGGACGTGGGAAGGTACATCTGCACCGCAGTCAATGAAGTGGGCGTGGCAACAGCTGACGCTCAGCTTATTGTGGAAG ATGCTGCCAGCACAAGACAGAGAGACCTGCACAAGGAGCTTTCAGCTCTGCGTGTGAGTTTGGAGAATGTTACTTTCCTGAGTACGCCCTCCAACATCTCCCAGGTGGTGTGGAAG CTGCAGTCTTCTCTGGCTCAGCCGCATTACCTGGAAGGATTTGAGGTTCTGTACCGCTCTCTGCTGCCAGCCAGTTCAGACTGGGCAGCTAAGAAGGTGTCTCTGCCCAGCTTCCAATCTCGCATTGGCCCCTTGAAAAGAGGCTATAAGTACGAGTTCAAAGTCCGCCCTTACGGCAGTGGCCTCTACGGTCGAGAGAGCAATACCAGACATCTACGCATTCCAGAGATAG TCCCTAGTGCCTCACCTTCAGGCATCTCCATAACGATGCCCACTGACCGGAATGACACGGTGTATTTGAGCTGGGAACCTCCACCCCACGATGCACACAATGGGATTATTCAGGGCTACCAG gtgtGGTGTTTAGAGTCAGAGGAGCAGCAGTTTCTAAACTGGACAGTAGACAGTGGCACTCACACCCTGGAGATTGGTAGGCTTTACCCAGGCAAACAGTACTGGCTCAGGCTAGCAGCAGTCAACGGGGCTGGAGTGGGCATGCTGAGTGAACCATACAGGCTGTTTATTG AACCAAAACAAACTGGGCCTCCTCACCAGAGAGCTATGGGGAGTATGGGGAATGTTCTGGAAGTGCTGAGGGACCCAGTGTTCATTGGCAGTGTGGGAGCACTCCTCTGGTGCATCCTCATGGCAACTGCAGTTTGCCTGTATCGTCGCCATGGTAGACCTGCCAATCTTAACCAATCTCACAAAACTGCAG GGTTGTACAGACTTCCAAGCGAAGACCTTATTATCAAGCATAG GATGGCGGCCCCTGATTCACCCTGGATATCGGGGGCTTGGAGGCCCGATTTCTGTAGTGAACAGTACCAGGGACTGTGGGCTAAAAGCCAGGAGAACCCAGGCTTCAGGAAAAGCA CTCTTCCCATATCAGCAAAGAAGGAGACGAGCCCTCTGGAGTCGGCCGTCCCCATCGTGCCGGACAGCTGTGGCATGTATGGAACTTTCTACGTGGACCTCACGGGAAACGGTCTGAAGACGTTCAATAGCCCCGCCCGACGTCCCAGGATGCCCCGCTGCAGCCCTCAGCAGAACCCTGAGACCGTCCTTATCACGCAACCCGTCTTCAAAAACGCGCCGGTCCGAGAAGCCCAGGCGCTGCCATGGAAACGAGCTCTCCCTGCCCAGCCCAATATGGGAGTCCTCAAAGAATCCTGGGAGAAAAACTGCAAGAGAg AACTGCATGCGGTCAACAGTGCCCCTTTGGTGCCCATTCGACAGCAGGCCCTGGCACTGCGGAGCCCCCCCagcagtcacagacagagactgagtcAGCACCACCCAGGTAATGTTCAATTACCATC GAAGCCCCTGGGTTCACCGCGGATACTTCACTACTCCGCTTCGCTGCATCTTGTGGACATGCtgcccacccctccccctctcccggTGGACGACACTCACAGCTTGAGCTCAGAGGAAGG atccagCAGGTCCACTAAGCTGACGGTGGACATAGGCTCTCTGCCCTCCATCAGCACTTCATCTGCTCTCCAAGGAGCCAATGGCATCGCAGTCTATCCGTCTCAGCCCAGCCCTTCTTACAGTCACTTATCCACGGCCTCCTTCTGCCTGTCCACTGATGACTACCAGGACACCACCCTTAGCACTCAGGCCATGTACCCCTATTTGGAGCTTAGTCCCAAGGCAGAGAGACGCAG tgcCCTGTCTGAGAATCCACCCTCAAGAGCACGTCCGTTTTCTCCAACGCCCACGTTTGGCTACATCTGCGGGCCAACGGAGGCGGAGGACGTTAATGACGAGCAGGACTCACAGCCAATGGGTGGTAGGAGGGCTACCCTGAGGAGCACACCCTCCTCCTGTTTCAGCGAATGGGAGGGATCGATGTGGAACGCTTGGGGCTCGGTTTCTGAGGGCAACATGCCGAGCGCACGCACCAGCATCATCAGCTCCTCCGACGGCTCGTTTATGAACGACGCAAACTTTGCCCGTGTGCTCGCCATGACGGCAGAGTCCATGAGCGGAACTACTTTATCAG ACTTCTCTCCCCCCGCGTCCCCGCTGAGTGCGCTGTTCCCCCCACGGGATTGTTTTGGGGAGGCGGAGCCGCTGCCCGTTTGGGACTGGAGCACAGCGTgggtggaggagatggaggccCAGTACCGAGCCTCCAGAGAGGCCAGAGGAGCAGCGGGACGACTCTCCACCCCTGACGGTTGGGGTTATCTCTCAGACACCAGACAGGGCCTCCACAAAAAGCCCTCTCAGCGATGA